The following are from one region of the Candidatus Methylomirabilis sp. genome:
- the nfi gene encoding deoxyribonuclease V (cleaves DNA at apurinic or apyrimidinic sites): MATARALQRRLREHCIREDALGPVGVVAGADVAFAGEEGVAAIVTLTFPALTLREVVAARRPVTFPYVPGFLTFREGPALQAAFRRLRRRPDLILFDGHGLAHPARFGLACHLGLLWDVPAIGCAKSLLAGEVAPGALGLRRGAHREIRAGGEVLGAVLRTADGVRPIYVSTGHRVSLPTALRFALRCGRGTRVPEPIRLADAAVALLKRRGGTLLLPEDLARLLRRSGGGAEGSVRRRRGAPSS, translated from the coding sequence GTGGCGACGGCCCGCGCGCTGCAGCGGCGCCTCCGGGAGCACTGCATCCGGGAGGACGCGCTGGGGCCCGTCGGCGTGGTCGCCGGGGCGGACGTGGCCTTCGCCGGGGAGGAGGGGGTGGCGGCCATCGTGACATTGACCTTCCCCGCCCTGACCCTGCGGGAGGTCGTTGCGGCCCGGCGTCCCGTCACCTTTCCCTACGTGCCCGGGTTCCTGACGTTCCGCGAGGGGCCGGCCCTCCAGGCGGCCTTCCGCCGGCTGCGGCGGCGACCCGACCTGATCCTCTTCGACGGGCACGGCCTGGCCCATCCGGCCCGCTTCGGGCTTGCCTGTCATCTCGGCCTGCTGTGGGACGTGCCGGCGATCGGGTGTGCGAAGAGCCTCCTGGCCGGCGAGGTGGCGCCCGGGGCGCTCGGGCTCCGGCGGGGGGCGCACCGGGAAATCCGCGCCGGCGGGGAGGTGCTGGGGGCGGTTCTGCGGACGGCCGACGGGGTGCGGCCCATCTACGTCTCGACCGGCCACCGGGTGAGCCTCCCGACTGCCCTTCGGTTCGCCCTCCGGTGCGGCCGGGGCACCCGGGTGCCGGAACCGATCCGCCTGGCGGACGCCGCCGTCGCCCTGCTGAAGCGGCGGGGGGGCACCCTGCTCCTGCCGGAGGATCTGGCCCGGCTGCTCCGCCGCTCCGGTGGGGGAGCAGAGGGATCCGTGAGGAGAAGGCGGGGTGCCCCCTCGTCTTGA
- a CDS encoding NCS2 family permease, with amino-acid sequence MLERLFRMREHGADVGTEVLAGLTTFMVMAYIIFVNPAILSFAGIKDLQGLGPAFAPTLAATCLVAGAMTILMGVGANYPLAIAPGMGLNAVVAFQLVAGMKLPWPAAMGVIFIEGILIALLVLTGFREAVMDAIPLALKRAISVGIGLFILFIGLVSGGYVKPGIGIPVTLGDFTSIPTLVSVVGLLLTATLMARRVKGALLLGILLTTGVAILLNAFGGSTAFPTPGMAVLPKALVRWPDFSTLGQGITFAVFVHMGFLSAILTIFSIMLADFFDTMGTVIGIGGEAGWLDARGKLPRLNRVLFIDSLGAVFGGAASSSSATTYIESAAGVSEGGKTGLTSVVTGCCFLLALFFSPLAEIVPPQATSAALIVVGFLMCAIVKDIPFHDFEEGFPALMTMVFMPFTYSITNGIGAGFITYAFLKVARGKAPEVHWMLFLAAGAFLLYFLLPLLKVVFRL; translated from the coding sequence ATGCTGGAGCGCCTCTTCCGGATGCGGGAGCACGGGGCGGACGTGGGGACGGAGGTCCTGGCCGGGCTGACGACGTTCATGGTGATGGCCTACATCATCTTCGTGAACCCGGCCATCCTCTCCTTCGCCGGCATCAAGGATCTGCAGGGGCTCGGGCCCGCCTTCGCCCCGACGCTGGCGGCCACCTGTCTGGTGGCCGGGGCCATGACCATCCTCATGGGGGTCGGGGCGAACTATCCCCTGGCCATCGCCCCGGGCATGGGGCTCAACGCCGTGGTGGCTTTCCAACTGGTGGCGGGCATGAAGCTCCCCTGGCCCGCGGCCATGGGCGTCATCTTCATCGAAGGGATCCTCATCGCCCTCCTGGTCCTGACCGGCTTCCGGGAAGCGGTGATGGACGCCATCCCGCTCGCCCTGAAGCGGGCGATCAGCGTCGGGATTGGGCTCTTCATCCTGTTCATCGGGCTGGTGTCGGGCGGGTACGTGAAGCCGGGAATCGGGATCCCCGTGACCCTGGGGGACTTTACCTCGATCCCCACGCTGGTCTCGGTGGTGGGGCTGCTCCTCACCGCCACCCTGATGGCGCGGCGGGTGAAGGGCGCCCTGCTCCTGGGGATCCTCTTGACCACGGGGGTGGCGATCCTGCTGAACGCCTTCGGCGGCTCCACGGCCTTCCCCACCCCTGGGATGGCGGTCCTCCCGAAAGCGCTCGTCCGCTGGCCCGACTTCTCCACGCTGGGACAGGGGATCACCTTCGCCGTCTTCGTGCACATGGGGTTCCTCTCCGCGATCCTCACGATCTTCTCGATCATGCTGGCGGACTTCTTCGACACCATGGGCACCGTCATCGGCATCGGCGGGGAAGCGGGGTGGCTGGACGCGCGGGGGAAGCTGCCGCGCCTGAACCGGGTCCTCTTCATCGATTCCCTGGGGGCGGTCTTCGGGGGCGCCGCCTCGAGCAGTAGCGCCACCACGTACATCGAGAGCGCCGCGGGGGTCTCGGAAGGGGGGAAGACCGGCCTCACCTCCGTCGTGACCGGCTGCTGCTTCCTCCTGGCCCTCTTCTTTTCCCCGCTGGCCGAGATCGTCCCGCCCCAGGCCACCTCGGCCGCCCTCATCGTGGTGGGCTTCCTCATGTGCGCGATCGTGAAGGACATCCCCTTTCACGACTTCGAGGAAGGGTTCCCCGCGCTGATGACCATGGTCTTCATGCCCTTCACGTACAGCATCACGAACGGGATCGGAGCGGGCTTCATCACCTATGCCTTCCTGAAGGTGGCCCGGGGGAAGGCGCCCGAGGTCCACTGGATGCTCTTCCTGGCAGCGGGAGCGTTCCTCCTGTACTTCCTGCTTCCGCTCCTGAAGGTCGTCTTCCGTCTCTAG
- the icd gene encoding NADP-dependent isocitrate dehydrogenase, whose amino-acid sequence MPTSLQLKPPRHGKKITLKKGALQVPDAPIIPFIEGDGTGRDIWPAAVRVLDAAVAKAYGGSRRIAWFEVYAGDKAVAKYGTDRKGAPVYLPQETLDIIEEYLVAIKGPLTTPVGGGFRSLNVAMRQLLDLYVCLRPIRYFGGVPSPVKHPERVDMVIFRENTEDIYAGIEWPARTPEVRKLIAWLRKEMGVKLRFPASSAIGIKPVSTEGSERLIRAAIQYALRHKRRSVTLVHKGNIQKYTEGAFKAWGYALAKREFGAFTVGWDECGGKPPAGRLLIKDAITDAFLQQILTRPDEYDVIATTNLNGDYISDALAAQVGGIGIAPGANINYETGHAIFEATHGTAPKYAGLDKVNPGSVILSGAMMFEHLGWPEAAGKITDAMAATIAQKRVTYDFARLMEGATELKCSAFATALIENM is encoded by the coding sequence ATGCCCACCAGCCTGCAACTGAAGCCCCCGCGGCACGGGAAGAAGATCACGCTGAAGAAGGGGGCGCTCCAGGTGCCGGACGCGCCCATCATCCCTTTCATCGAGGGGGACGGGACGGGGCGCGACATCTGGCCCGCCGCCGTCCGGGTCCTGGACGCCGCCGTCGCCAAGGCGTACGGGGGGTCGCGGCGCATCGCCTGGTTCGAGGTCTACGCGGGCGACAAGGCCGTCGCGAAGTACGGGACCGACCGGAAGGGGGCGCCGGTCTACCTCCCCCAGGAGACCCTGGACATCATCGAGGAGTACCTGGTGGCCATCAAGGGGCCCCTCACCACGCCGGTGGGGGGAGGGTTCCGGTCCCTGAACGTGGCGATGCGGCAGCTCCTCGATCTGTACGTCTGCCTCCGGCCGATCCGGTACTTCGGGGGCGTTCCCTCCCCGGTGAAGCATCCGGAGCGGGTGGACATGGTCATCTTCCGGGAGAATACGGAGGACATCTACGCGGGCATCGAGTGGCCCGCCCGGACACCGGAGGTCCGGAAGCTCATCGCGTGGCTGCGGAAGGAGATGGGGGTGAAGCTCCGCTTCCCGGCCTCCTCGGCCATCGGGATCAAGCCGGTCTCCACCGAGGGGAGCGAGCGGCTCATCCGGGCGGCCATCCAGTACGCCCTCCGGCACAAGCGGCGCAGCGTAACGCTGGTGCACAAGGGGAACATCCAGAAGTACACGGAAGGGGCCTTCAAGGCCTGGGGGTACGCCCTGGCGAAGCGGGAGTTCGGGGCGTTCACGGTCGGGTGGGACGAGTGCGGCGGGAAGCCCCCGGCGGGGAGGCTCCTGATCAAGGACGCCATCACCGATGCCTTCCTGCAGCAGATCCTGACCCGGCCCGACGAGTACGATGTCATCGCCACCACCAACTTGAACGGGGACTATATTTCCGATGCCCTGGCAGCGCAGGTGGGGGGGATCGGGATCGCCCCCGGGGCCAATATTAACTACGAGACCGGGCATGCCATCTTCGAGGCCACCCACGGCACCGCCCCCAAGTACGCGGGCCTGGACAAAGTGAACCCGGGCTCCGTCATCCTGTCCGGGGCCATGATGTTCGAGCACCTGGGCTGGCCGGAGGCGGCCGGCAAGATCACCGACGCCATGGCGGCCACCATCGCGCA
- a CDS encoding response regulator — MAHEKILVVDDNRNVCDLIATRLKERGLEVATAANGLEALEITKRDRPDLVLLDIMLPWLNGFEVAKMLKADAGTRHIPIIFLTVKDRVQDKILGFEVGADDYITKPFNWDELLARIGAVLRRAAAPPRESPAPEAKPRGIAGGLADVSLANLIQFIEVDKKSGILTLTHPKGSGYLLFGEGRIANAVAGRFRGEAAVHHMLGWQEGGFAFEPWHAPVEQVVVAGNQELIIEGMRRQDELARLRTRLPAAGTRLAPRSGEADEIREEEARRVWEAFHGGRPVADVLEKLDLDELRIVELAAGLYERGLLEVSGGP; from the coding sequence ATGGCCCACGAGAAGATTCTGGTGGTGGACGACAACCGCAACGTGTGCGACCTCATCGCGACCAGGCTGAAGGAGCGGGGGCTGGAGGTCGCCACGGCCGCCAATGGCCTGGAGGCGCTGGAGATCACCAAGCGGGACCGGCCGGACCTGGTCCTCCTGGACATCATGCTCCCCTGGTTGAACGGGTTCGAGGTGGCCAAGATGCTGAAGGCGGATGCCGGCACGCGGCACATCCCCATCATTTTCCTGACCGTCAAGGACCGGGTCCAGGACAAGATCCTGGGGTTCGAGGTCGGGGCGGATGATTACATCACCAAGCCGTTCAACTGGGACGAGCTGCTGGCGCGGATCGGGGCCGTCCTCCGGCGCGCGGCCGCCCCTCCCCGGGAGTCGCCAGCGCCCGAAGCAAAACCCCGGGGCATCGCCGGCGGCCTGGCGGACGTGTCTTTAGCCAATCTCATCCAGTTCATCGAGGTGGACAAGAAGTCGGGGATCCTCACGCTGACCCACCCGAAGGGCTCCGGGTACCTCCTCTTCGGTGAGGGGCGGATCGCGAACGCGGTGGCCGGCCGGTTCCGGGGGGAGGCCGCCGTCCATCACATGCTCGGGTGGCAGGAGGGGGGGTTCGCCTTCGAGCCCTGGCACGCGCCGGTGGAACAGGTCGTCGTCGCGGGGAACCAGGAGCTCATCATCGAAGGCATGCGGCGGCAGGACGAGCTCGCCCGTCTCCGGACGCGGCTGCCCGCCGCGGGGACCCGACTTGCGCCTCGCTCGGGGGAGGCGGACGAGATTCGAGAGGAGGAGGCTCGGCGGGTCTGGGAAGCCTTCCACGGCGGTCGGCCCGTTGCGGATGTGCTGGAGAAGCTGGACCTGGACGAATTGCGGATCGTGGAGCTGGCGGCGGGCCTGTACGAGCGGGGACTCCTGGAGGTGAGCGGCGGTCCATGA